One Streptomyces sp. NBC_01237 genomic region harbors:
- a CDS encoding ATP-binding protein, producing the protein MSVRTREEDGAVVPGDGAAEASGASVRGSSPVEEGGPAAVQRPPAEVRYADELAALRAADRDPRPPGWELSLRAARRFVIGDDSAGVSRKFVGNPSLVDRALVTLATSRGLMLVGEPGTAKSLLSELIAAAVSGVSTLTVQGGAATSEDQIKYGWNYALLVAEGPSPRSLVPAPMLRGMAEGRIVRFEEITRCPLEVQDSLLSLLSERVVAIPELPGADGMVFARQGFNVIATANTRDRGVNEMSAALKRRFNFETVFPIPDLDTELALVEAEVATLLRRSGVEPPPDRDVLEVLVGTFRDLRAGGGARGGAGPDRPAAVMSTAEAVSVAHAVGVRGWFLRGEPGSAADVVACLAGTAAKDSPEDLARLRRYLEQQVQRRRGPQWQALYDARHLLAD; encoded by the coding sequence ATGAGCGTGCGGACGAGGGAAGAGGACGGGGCCGTGGTGCCGGGAGACGGTGCCGCCGAGGCGAGCGGTGCGTCGGTACGGGGGAGCTCCCCCGTCGAGGAGGGCGGGCCGGCCGCCGTGCAGCGGCCACCGGCCGAGGTGCGGTACGCGGACGAGCTGGCGGCGCTGCGGGCCGCGGACCGCGATCCGCGGCCACCGGGCTGGGAGCTGAGCCTGCGGGCGGCCAGGCGGTTCGTCATCGGCGACGACAGCGCGGGCGTCAGCCGCAAGTTCGTCGGCAATCCGTCGCTGGTCGACCGGGCTCTGGTGACGCTCGCCACCAGCCGCGGGCTGATGCTCGTCGGCGAACCGGGCACGGCGAAGTCCCTGCTGTCCGAGCTGATCGCGGCGGCGGTCAGCGGGGTCTCGACACTCACCGTGCAGGGCGGCGCGGCCACCAGCGAGGACCAGATCAAGTACGGCTGGAACTACGCGCTGCTGGTGGCCGAGGGCCCCTCGCCCCGGTCGCTGGTACCGGCCCCGATGCTGCGCGGGATGGCGGAGGGCCGGATCGTACGCTTCGAGGAGATCACCCGCTGTCCGCTGGAGGTCCAGGACTCGCTGCTCTCGCTGCTCTCCGAGCGGGTCGTGGCCATTCCCGAACTCCCGGGCGCCGACGGCATGGTCTTCGCCCGTCAGGGGTTCAATGTCATCGCCACCGCCAACACCCGGGACCGGGGCGTCAATGAGATGAGCGCGGCGCTCAAGCGGCGGTTCAACTTCGAGACGGTATTCCCGATCCCCGATCTGGACACCGAGCTGGCCCTGGTCGAGGCCGAGGTGGCCACGCTGCTGCGGCGTTCGGGGGTGGAGCCGCCGCCGGACCGGGATGTGCTGGAGGTCCTGGTCGGTACGTTCCGGGACTTGCGGGCGGGCGGCGGCGCCAGGGGCGGCGCGGGCCCGGACCGGCCCGCGGCGGTGATGAGCACGGCCGAGGCGGTCTCGGTGGCCCATGCGGTGGGGGTGCGCGGCTGGTTCCTGCGCGGTGAGCCGGGCAGCGCCGCCGATGTCGTGGCCTGTCTGGCCGGTACGGCGGCGAAGGACAGTCCGGAGGACCTGGCCCGGCTGCGCCGCTATCTCGAACAGCAGGTGCAGCGTCGCCGGGGCCCGCAGTGGCAGGCCCTGTACGACGCGCGTCATCTGCTGGCCGACTGA
- a CDS encoding WGR and DUF4132 domain-containing protein: MRRWEYVEGTASKFWETGAEGATVTVRYGRCGSDGRTQTKEFASADAAEEQIRRTIAEKERKGYREVGAAVADSAETSAPSASPASTVPAASSASSASSGATVPSVSSVPAASSAGVLPDEDTFELPANWRRVLHPRRGGVPRPPGKPRRQVLEAVEARVAEEAAWIEEFLLAPRTDTALAEKVRSQLAGDPSPVGAAAVAAIVTISGSHSAWADTWVARHGLPFAARAAVEFFQIDARWNQNGRQRNKPLLQPLGGARHTYWSSERRPALDRLRVLIAAADEETYRATVAALADCRTDTQRKIIAAYLAPSESGWVADLCSDAQVIAEHDLTLRSLVFCSLNSVDQIELFDEPPGFDHSVALIATVAEGIGTAITPLLAEALTGYYYADGEKLVAQALIEIPTDEAFLVLLHHSDKKHSRAAFLDAMRRYPVRALRLLGADVRDTDSPTSKASRKLLLGHIGAHRELVATVLPTFSPELAEIVEPLLNPVDRIADAPLHALPAVLTSPPWSRPRTQAGTVVVTGLEAVHEPSVHWQPDERDRWAACTSWYTREHNIHDWEKEMTQLRHTLDSDSLQPAWVYIHGPEELVAPHLATWDPTDLWDAGDTLRPITARFGLAALPLLLRAVPRQPGQLAPLLLPFLDVRVARQMAHWAVRLKSAATTARAWFARHGAEAAALLVPDAVGKAGATRRSAEHALLQIAAVHGDQVVREAAASYGPRAAEAVEALLATDPLERVLPSKMPAVPGWAEPVLLPQILVRTGGALPEQSVRDAVMMLALSRPGEAYAGVAALTETADAGSLAEFAWALFQQWQHADLPAAESWALHALGLLGDDGTVRRLTPIIRSWPGEGAHHRAVEGLDVLAAIGSDVALLHLNGISQRVKFKGLKVRAQEKIAEVASALELTGEQLADRLVPDFGLDDNGSTVIDYGTRTFTVGFDEQLRPYVLDADGKRRKDLPTPGARDDTELAPAERKRFMALKKDVRTVASDQVRRLEAAMVTDRSWTAQEFRELFVGHPLLRHLVRRLVWLSELDGVRTPFRVAEDRTFADAEDEVFALPDGATVGLAHPLHLGDELTLWSEMFADYEILQPFPQLGRAVYALTEEEAGGYRLPRFEGLTVPIGKVLGLERRGWQRGVPQDAGVERWISKRLGEDCYLVIGLYEGIAVGVVDMFPDQKLETVWLDTEPTDHWERRAHPLRFGGLGAVVVSELLADLAELTEGVVA; this comes from the coding sequence GTGCGGCGCTGGGAGTATGTCGAGGGCACTGCTTCGAAGTTCTGGGAGACCGGCGCGGAGGGTGCCACGGTCACCGTGCGGTACGGGCGTTGCGGGAGCGACGGCCGGACGCAGACGAAGGAGTTCGCGTCGGCGGACGCCGCCGAGGAGCAGATCCGCAGGACGATCGCGGAGAAGGAACGCAAGGGCTACCGCGAGGTGGGTGCGGCGGTCGCGGACTCTGCGGAGACTTCGGCGCCTTCCGCTTCCCCGGCTTCAACGGTCCCGGCGGCATCTTCGGCTTCCTCGGCGTCATCGGGCGCCACGGTCCCCTCGGTGTCTTCGGTCCCGGCGGCGTCTTCGGCGGGTGTCCTCCCCGACGAGGACACCTTCGAACTCCCCGCGAACTGGCGGCGGGTGCTCCACCCCCGTCGGGGCGGCGTGCCGCGGCCGCCCGGGAAGCCCCGGCGCCAGGTGCTGGAGGCGGTCGAGGCACGGGTGGCCGAGGAGGCCGCGTGGATCGAGGAGTTCCTGCTCGCGCCGCGCACCGATACCGCCCTCGCCGAGAAGGTGCGCTCGCAGCTCGCCGGTGATCCGTCCCCCGTCGGCGCGGCCGCGGTGGCCGCGATCGTCACGATCTCCGGGTCGCACTCGGCGTGGGCGGACACCTGGGTCGCCCGGCACGGGCTGCCGTTCGCCGCGCGCGCGGCGGTGGAGTTCTTCCAGATCGACGCGCGCTGGAACCAGAACGGGCGCCAACGGAACAAGCCCCTGCTCCAGCCGCTCGGCGGCGCCCGGCACACCTACTGGTCCAGCGAGCGCCGCCCGGCGCTCGACCGCTTGCGGGTCCTGATCGCGGCGGCCGACGAGGAGACCTACCGCGCGACGGTCGCGGCACTCGCCGACTGCCGCACCGACACGCAACGCAAGATCATCGCGGCCTATCTGGCACCGAGCGAGAGCGGCTGGGTCGCCGATCTGTGCTCGGACGCACAGGTGATCGCGGAGCACGACCTGACCCTGCGCTCCCTGGTGTTCTGCTCGCTCAACTCCGTCGACCAGATCGAGCTGTTCGACGAACCGCCCGGCTTCGACCACAGCGTCGCGCTGATCGCGACAGTCGCCGAAGGCATCGGCACAGCCATCACTCCGCTGCTCGCGGAGGCCCTCACCGGCTACTACTACGCGGACGGGGAGAAGCTCGTCGCCCAGGCGCTGATCGAGATCCCGACCGACGAGGCGTTCCTCGTCCTGCTGCACCACTCGGACAAGAAGCACTCGCGCGCCGCCTTCCTCGATGCGATGCGCCGCTATCCCGTACGGGCGCTGCGGCTGCTCGGCGCCGACGTGCGGGACACGGACAGCCCGACGTCCAAGGCATCGCGGAAGCTGCTCCTCGGCCATATCGGCGCCCACCGTGAGCTGGTGGCGACCGTGCTCCCGACCTTCTCCCCCGAGCTCGCGGAGATCGTCGAACCACTCCTCAACCCCGTGGACCGGATCGCCGACGCGCCCCTGCACGCGCTGCCGGCCGTGCTGACGTCGCCGCCGTGGTCCCGGCCGCGCACCCAGGCCGGGACGGTCGTCGTGACCGGACTGGAAGCGGTGCACGAGCCCTCGGTGCACTGGCAGCCCGACGAACGGGACCGGTGGGCGGCATGCACCAGCTGGTACACCCGCGAGCACAATATCCACGACTGGGAGAAGGAGATGACGCAGCTGCGTCACACCCTCGACTCCGACAGCCTCCAGCCCGCCTGGGTCTACATCCACGGGCCCGAGGAACTGGTCGCACCCCACCTCGCCACCTGGGACCCGACCGACCTGTGGGACGCCGGGGACACGCTCAGGCCGATCACCGCCCGTTTCGGGCTCGCCGCCCTGCCGTTGCTGCTGCGGGCCGTACCCCGCCAGCCCGGTCAGCTCGCGCCGCTGCTGCTCCCGTTCCTCGATGTGCGCGTCGCACGGCAGATGGCCCACTGGGCGGTGCGGCTCAAGTCCGCCGCGACGACGGCGCGCGCCTGGTTCGCGCGGCACGGAGCCGAGGCCGCCGCACTGCTGGTTCCCGACGCGGTCGGCAAGGCCGGTGCCACCCGGCGCTCCGCCGAGCACGCCCTGCTCCAGATCGCCGCGGTGCACGGCGACCAGGTGGTGCGCGAGGCCGCCGCGTCGTACGGTCCGCGGGCCGCGGAAGCCGTCGAGGCGCTGCTCGCCACCGATCCGCTGGAGCGCGTCCTGCCCTCGAAGATGCCGGCCGTACCGGGGTGGGCGGAGCCCGTGCTGCTGCCGCAGATCCTGGTCCGGACCGGTGGCGCGCTCCCCGAGCAGTCGGTGCGCGACGCCGTGATGATGCTGGCCCTGTCCAGGCCCGGGGAGGCGTACGCGGGTGTCGCCGCGCTCACGGAGACCGCGGACGCCGGTTCGCTCGCGGAGTTCGCCTGGGCCCTGTTCCAGCAGTGGCAGCACGCCGATCTGCCGGCCGCGGAGTCCTGGGCCCTGCATGCGCTGGGCCTCCTGGGCGACGACGGGACGGTGCGCCGATTGACTCCGATCATCCGGTCCTGGCCCGGAGAGGGCGCACACCACCGGGCCGTGGAGGGCCTCGACGTGCTCGCCGCCATCGGCAGTGATGTCGCGCTGCTGCATCTGAACGGCATCTCGCAGCGGGTGAAGTTCAAGGGGCTGAAGGTCCGGGCCCAGGAGAAGATCGCCGAGGTGGCGTCGGCACTGGAGCTGACCGGGGAGCAGCTCGCGGACCGGCTGGTGCCCGACTTCGGGCTGGACGACAACGGCTCGACGGTCATCGACTACGGCACGCGGACGTTCACGGTCGGCTTCGACGAGCAGCTGAGGCCGTATGTGCTGGACGCCGACGGCAAGCGGCGCAAGGACCTGCCGACGCCCGGCGCTCGGGACGACACGGAGCTGGCCCCGGCGGAGCGCAAGCGGTTCATGGCCCTGAAGAAGGACGTGCGCACGGTCGCCTCCGATCAGGTGCGGCGGCTGGAAGCGGCCATGGTGACGGACCGTTCCTGGACGGCTCAGGAGTTCCGCGAGCTGTTCGTCGGCCATCCGCTGCTCCGGCACCTGGTACGCCGGCTGGTGTGGCTGAGCGAGCTGGACGGGGTGCGGACACCGTTCCGGGTGGCGGAGGACCGTACGTTCGCCGACGCCGAGGACGAGGTGTTCGCCCTGCCCGACGGGGCCACGGTCGGCCTCGCGCACCCGCTGCACCTGGGGGACGAACTGACCCTCTGGTCGGAGATGTTCGCGGACTACGAGATCCTTCAGCCGTTCCCGCAGCTCGGCCGGGCGGTGTACGCGCTGACGGAGGAGGAGGCCGGAGGCTACCGGCTGCCCCGGTTCGAGGGGCTCACGGTGCCGATAGGCAAGGTGCTGGGACTGGAGCGGCGCGGCTGGCAGCGCGGAGTGCCGCAGGACGCGGGCGTGGAGCGCTGGATCTCCAAGCGGCTCGGCGAGGACTGCTATCTGGTGATCGGCCTGTACGAGGGCATCGCCGTCGGAGTCGTCGACATGTTCCCGGACCAGAAGCTCGAAACGGTCTGGCTCGACACCGAGCCCACCGATCACTGGGAGAGGCGCGCCCACCCGCTGCGTTTCGGCGGCCTCGGTGCGGTGGTCGTGTCCGAACTGCTCGCCGACCTGGCGGAGCTGACCGAGGGTGTCGTGGCATGA